One genomic region from Campylobacter concisus encodes:
- a CDS encoding RNB domain-containing ribonuclease — MKEFLTSLLVGIKEKEISNEDKEILRNLLNLGAVSSHKDRFYLNNGYVCGKLDISQNATGFIMPFDKRFKQDIIVENKNLNNSHLGDIVLAKLLPLKKKRQSAKIVMSLKLANETSVVYTKRFGAAILGVNLKTGLSTNLKATQKSLKMLPLGTLLKINNLNNEIVEVLGNLEDPLSDEKISLAIYNKNDKFSEACELEAKAFGDEVDASMYPNRVDLRNLDFCTIDPVDAKDFDDAIYFDEKKREIYVAIADVSEYVTAYSAIDSEAKKRGFSIYFPHISVPMLPRALSENICSLKPNVPRLAFCFKISLDKNNEVKKEELFEAIILSKRRFNYDEIDEILEGKRECEISWIKPLFKLTTKLRKKRLLHAFDFRTKELRMSLDEEGQISQTRFESDSDSHRLVEDCMLLANKAAAKLITKGVFRNHASPDFKKIDTLLEDLQLLGLDFTYESDLANLIRKIQLKADELGNREEIDKLIIKSQKKAEYSSENLGHFGLGFDRYTHFTSPIRRYSDLILHRLLKAKISKDEKLYNFLLLNIQSTCANLSELEREADKVAYDFMDRKFARWAVANIGKEVRCYVSENQNVLVAKLDDYFVGARIFITGYSANLLQKLVVRITEADIASAKIFAKVVRKIDV; from the coding sequence GTGAAAGAATTTTTAACATCACTTCTAGTTGGCATCAAAGAAAAAGAGATATCAAACGAAGATAAAGAGATCTTACGTAATCTCCTAAACCTTGGTGCTGTAAGCTCCCACAAAGATAGATTTTACCTAAACAACGGCTATGTCTGCGGCAAGCTAGACATCAGTCAAAACGCAACTGGCTTTATCATGCCGTTTGATAAACGCTTCAAGCAAGACATCATCGTAGAAAATAAAAATTTAAACAACTCTCACCTTGGCGACATTGTGTTAGCAAAGCTTTTGCCGCTTAAGAAAAAACGCCAAAGCGCTAAAATAGTAATGAGCCTAAAGCTTGCAAATGAGACAAGCGTGGTCTATACAAAACGCTTTGGAGCGGCCATTTTAGGGGTAAATTTAAAAACTGGACTAAGCACAAACCTAAAGGCGACACAAAAAAGCCTAAAGATGCTCCCTCTTGGGACGCTACTAAAGATAAATAACCTAAATAACGAAATAGTCGAGGTTTTAGGAAATTTAGAAGATCCATTAAGCGATGAGAAAATTTCGCTTGCTATTTATAATAAAAACGATAAATTTAGCGAGGCTTGTGAGCTTGAGGCAAAGGCTTTTGGCGATGAGGTTGATGCTAGCATGTATCCAAACAGGGTTGATCTAAGAAATTTAGACTTTTGCACGATCGATCCAGTCGATGCCAAAGACTTTGATGATGCCATATATTTCGATGAGAAAAAGCGTGAAATTTACGTCGCAATCGCTGATGTAAGCGAGTATGTGACCGCATATAGCGCTATTGACAGCGAGGCTAAAAAAAGAGGCTTTTCTATCTACTTTCCGCACATCTCAGTACCGATGTTGCCGCGCGCGCTTAGTGAAAATATCTGCTCGCTAAAGCCAAATGTTCCTCGCCTTGCATTTTGTTTTAAAATTTCACTTGATAAAAACAACGAGGTAAAAAAAGAGGAGCTTTTTGAGGCGATCATCCTTTCAAAAAGGCGCTTTAACTACGACGAGATCGATGAAATTTTAGAGGGCAAAAGAGAGTGTGAAATTTCATGGATCAAGCCACTTTTTAAACTCACCACAAAGCTTCGTAAAAAAAGGCTTTTGCACGCATTTGACTTTAGGACAAAAGAGCTTAGAATGAGCCTTGATGAAGAGGGCCAAATTTCTCAAACTAGGTTTGAAAGCGACTCCGACTCACATAGACTAGTCGAGGACTGCATGCTTTTAGCAAATAAAGCTGCCGCAAAGCTCATCACAAAGGGTGTTTTTAGAAACCACGCATCGCCTGATTTTAAAAAGATAGATACATTACTTGAAGATTTGCAGCTTTTGGGGCTTGACTTTACCTACGAGAGTGACCTTGCAAATTTGATAAGAAAGATCCAATTAAAAGCCGATGAACTTGGCAACCGCGAGGAGATAGACAAACTCATCATCAAGTCTCAAAAAAAAGCTGAGTATTCAAGTGAAAATTTAGGCCACTTTGGGCTTGGATTTGATAGATACACACACTTTACAAGCCCTATTAGACGATATTCTGACCTTATTTTGCATAGGCTTTTAAAGGCTAAAATTTCAAAAGATGAGAAGCTTTACAACTTCTTGCTTTTAAACATCCAAAGCACCTGCGCAAATTTAAGCGAACTTGAAAGAGAAGCTGATAAGGTAGCCTACGACTTTATGGATAGGAAATTTGCACGCTGGGCAGTAGCAAACATTGGCAAAGAGGTGCGCTGCTATGTGAGCGAAAACCAAAATGTCTTGGTTGCTAAGCTTGATGATTATTTTGTTGGAGCTAGGATTTTTATAACAGGATACAGCGCAAATTTACTTCAAAAGCTCGTGGTAAGGATCACAGAGGCCGACATCGCGAGTGCTAAAATTTTTGCAAAAGTGGTAAGAAAGATCGATGTATAG
- the holA gene encoding DNA polymerase III subunit delta, whose amino-acid sequence MYRKDLELNLANANLSNYFLLFGADEFQIELFGKEILSFYSSENANLLSLYFDEYNYAQASSHLSEQSLFGGKNILYIKSDKKIPAKELKELISLCSKSQDNYFLFELYEADMKLVFDTQKAFGTNFARFFKPSTPDEAINLLAKNSAKIGLNITKNALYELYFTHNENLYLAASELTKLKSLNTHIEQDDIKRLVFGLGGINFDDFFNKFMTLKDIKNDFFTYLEDPNFNEIFLLNSLYKAFFRLFKIYSYIKINGRLNLDEAIGYQPPVNVANLLKANSLKLNLNTYLEIFKTLNLAELELKTNTKMDKEIFVLSTILNLQHLISTANIK is encoded by the coding sequence ATGTATAGAAAGGATTTGGAGCTAAATTTAGCAAATGCAAATTTAAGCAACTACTTCTTACTTTTTGGCGCAGACGAGTTTCAGATCGAGCTTTTTGGCAAAGAAATTTTAAGCTTTTACTCGAGTGAAAATGCGAATTTATTGAGCCTTTATTTTGACGAGTACAACTACGCGCAAGCAAGCTCTCATCTAAGCGAGCAGTCGCTTTTTGGCGGCAAAAATATCCTTTATATAAAAAGCGACAAAAAGATCCCAGCAAAAGAGCTAAAAGAGCTCATCTCGCTTTGCTCAAAAAGCCAAGATAACTACTTTTTATTTGAGCTTTACGAGGCCGATATGAAGCTAGTTTTTGATACACAAAAGGCTTTTGGGACAAATTTTGCAAGATTTTTTAAGCCATCAACTCCAGATGAAGCGATAAATTTACTAGCCAAAAACTCAGCCAAAATAGGCCTAAACATAACCAAAAACGCACTTTATGAGCTTTATTTTACCCATAATGAAAATTTATACCTTGCTGCAAGCGAGCTAACAAAGCTAAAAAGCCTAAATACTCACATCGAACAAGACGATATAAAAAGGCTGGTTTTTGGGCTTGGCGGGATAAATTTTGATGATTTTTTCAATAAATTTATGACACTAAAAGATATAAAAAACGACTTTTTTACTTATCTGGAAGATCCAAATTTTAATGAAATTTTTCTTCTAAACTCGCTTTACAAAGCATTTTTTAGGCTATTTAAAATTTACTCTTACATCAAGATAAATGGCCGCTTAAATTTAGACGAAGCGATCGGCTATCAACCGCCTGTAAATGTGGCAAATTTATTAAAAGCAAATAGCTTAAAACTAAATTTAAATACCTATTTGGAGATATTTAAAACGCTAAATTTAGCCGAGTTAGAGCTAAAAACAAACACAAAAATGGATAAAGAAATTTTTGTATTATCAACCATTTTAAATTTGCAACATCTCATATCAACAGCAAATATTAAGTAA
- the rpsF gene encoding 30S ribosomal protein S6, translating into MKHYELLFILKPTLTEEEVKAKVDFVKEVITKNGGEIATVVEMGTRKLAYAIKKYERGTYFVIYYKAPPALLAELTRNVRITEDIIRFLSVKYENKREIAAWERLCKGIKQTIKKETREPRAPREPRVEKVDEQTFTEE; encoded by the coding sequence ATGAAACATTACGAGCTTTTATTTATTCTTAAGCCAACACTAACGGAAGAGGAAGTTAAAGCTAAAGTTGACTTCGTAAAAGAAGTTATAACAAAAAACGGCGGCGAGATCGCTACTGTCGTTGAGATGGGTACTAGAAAGTTAGCCTATGCCATCAAAAAATATGAGCGTGGAACATACTTTGTTATCTATTATAAAGCTCCACCAGCACTTCTTGCAGAGCTTACAAGAAACGTAAGAATCACAGAAGATATCATAAGATTTTTAAGCGTTAAATATGAAAATAAACGCGAAATCGCAGCTTGGGAAAGACTTTGCAAAGGTATCAAACAAACTATCAAAAAAGAGACTCGCGAGCCAAGAGCACCACGTGAGCCAAGAGTTGAAAAAGTAGACGAGCAAACTTTTACAGAAGAATAA
- a CDS encoding single-stranded DNA-binding protein — MFNKVVLVGNLTRDIELRYTTSGSAIGNSGIAVTRKFNTNGEKREETCFIDISFFGKSAEIANQYLSKGSKLLVEGRLKFDQWTDNNGQNRSKHSIVVENMEMLGGNSGANGQSQGGFNQNSSYSQQRNNGSNNSYGNGGYQNSAPQRQQMQPQNKKIQEEYYEEKIPDINIDADNFDGDNEIPF; from the coding sequence ATGTTCAATAAAGTAGTCTTAGTTGGAAATTTAACTAGAGATATAGAGCTTAGATATACTACTAGTGGATCTGCTATAGGAAATTCTGGTATTGCTGTTACTAGAAAATTTAATACTAACGGCGAAAAACGTGAAGAGACATGCTTTATTGACATATCGTTCTTTGGTAAATCAGCTGAGATAGCAAATCAATATTTAAGCAAAGGCTCCAAACTTTTGGTTGAAGGAAGATTAAAATTTGATCAATGGACCGACAACAATGGACAAAACCGTTCAAAGCACTCAATTGTAGTTGAAAATATGGAGATGCTTGGCGGAAATAGCGGAGCTAATGGACAAAGCCAAGGTGGATTTAATCAAAATAGTTCGTACTCACAACAACGAAATAATGGTTCAAATAATAGCTATGGCAATGGTGGATATCAAAATTCAGCACCACAAAGACAGCAAATGCAACCACAAAATAAAAAAATACAAGAAGAGTACTATGAGGAGAAAATCCCTGATATAAACATTGACGCCGATAATTTTGATGGCGACAACGAAATACCGTTTTAA
- the rpsR gene encoding 30S ribosomal protein S18: MAEKRKYSRKYCKFTEAKIDFIDYKDTSLLKYCLSERFKIMPRRLTGTSKRHQEMVEKAIKRARHAAIIPYIVDRKDIVSNPFDGL; encoded by the coding sequence ATGGCAGAAAAAAGAAAATATTCACGTAAATATTGCAAATTTACAGAAGCAAAAATTGATTTTATAGATTATAAAGATACTTCTCTTTTAAAGTATTGTTTATCAGAGAGATTTAAAATAATGCCAAGGCGTTTAACTGGCACATCAAAAAGACATCAAGAAATGGTAGAAAAAGCGATCAAAAGAGCTCGTCATGCAGCTATTATACCTTACATAGTAGATCGTAAAGATATAGTTTCAAATCCTTTTGATGGACTATAA